In Opitutaceae bacterium TAV5, one genomic interval encodes:
- a CDS encoding N-terminal cleavage protein translates to MRCLTRLRFSSPAAATRGFTLVELLTVITIIGILAGIMIPVVSRVRFSARATQCRSNIRQIVNYMVLGANENKGRLLDRTDGGGNDEITRIQLLMTGQSSGTLKSIGLMTKGEEKILICPVSKSVGATPLVNPASGASWECHYSACRKIYVSWESSAGRVDTPTRLDESDAARIPVVWDQRGDNPSQKMNKHHSAPGADDEKSAVFGYLDGSVRFVKSPGSVFR, encoded by the coding sequence ATGCGTTGCCTCACACGTTTACGGTTCTCTTCCCCTGCTGCCGCCACGCGCGGTTTCACGCTCGTCGAGTTGCTCACGGTTATCACGATTATCGGCATTCTCGCCGGCATCATGATTCCTGTGGTGTCACGCGTCCGCTTCTCCGCGCGTGCCACCCAATGCCGCAGCAACATCCGCCAGATCGTCAATTACATGGTCCTCGGCGCGAACGAGAACAAGGGTCGTTTGCTGGACCGGACGGATGGCGGAGGAAATGATGAGATAACGCGTATTCAACTCCTGATGACGGGTCAGAGTTCCGGAACGCTCAAAAGCATCGGATTGATGACAAAGGGTGAGGAAAAAATCCTGATATGCCCGGTGAGCAAATCCGTCGGAGCCACTCCTCTTGTCAATCCGGCAAGTGGCGCGAGTTGGGAGTGTCATTATTCGGCCTGCCGGAAAATTTATGTTTCCTGGGAAAGCTCGGCGGGGCGCGTCGACACGCCGACCCGGCTCGATGAGTCCGATGCTGCCCGAATCCCGGTGGTCTGGGACCAGCGAGGCGACAACCCCTCGCAGAAAATGAACAAGCATCATTCTGCCCCTGGAGCCGACGACGAGAAATCAGCCGTTTTCGGTTATCTCGACGGTTCGGTGCGTTTTGTGAAAAGCCCCGGGTCAGTGTTCCGGTAA
- a CDS encoding transcriptional regulator has product MDIAALLRQPEGKTLEFKRDLSSPDNVLKTIVAFANTAGGIMLVGVDDKTRKTGGLADPLKEEERLASLIADRISPRLVPTLEILSWRGAQLMRIEVYPGNSSPCFLKNLGPENGVFVRLGSTNRKADIALIREMQRLSASETFDEIPLPEFGRADLDLEAAAALFSPRIKLTSATLQTLRILVRHARREVPSTGGFLLFGRDHTRRFPDAWIQCGRFSGTDKTRLADTLESTKLLPQALEEAYGFIRRHSNRPVRIDGLRNTPGESIPLRAARELLVNAIVHADYSQAGAPVRVSLFDDRLEIENPGILLAGLTIEDITQGVSRLRNRVIGRVFKELGYIEQWGSGIQRAVAACADAGLPPPRFEELPFRFRAILPLVPVAMTAPALDPAGEQIRQLLISHEAADGLAPKEIATALGVTTRTIRTRMARLERLGLVIPVGKNNRDPRRRYVWKNPA; this is encoded by the coding sequence ATGGACATCGCCGCACTGCTTCGCCAACCCGAGGGCAAGACGCTGGAATTCAAGCGCGACCTGTCTTCGCCCGACAACGTGCTCAAGACGATCGTCGCCTTTGCCAATACGGCCGGAGGCATCATGCTTGTCGGTGTTGACGACAAGACCAGGAAAACCGGAGGCCTCGCCGATCCGCTCAAGGAAGAGGAACGCCTCGCCAGCCTGATCGCCGACCGCATTTCCCCGCGGCTCGTTCCCACTCTCGAAATCCTTTCGTGGCGCGGAGCCCAGCTCATGCGCATCGAGGTTTACCCTGGAAACAGCAGCCCCTGCTTCCTCAAAAACCTCGGTCCGGAAAACGGCGTGTTTGTCCGCCTGGGTTCCACCAACCGCAAGGCCGACATCGCGCTCATTCGGGAAATGCAGCGCCTGTCCGCAAGCGAAACGTTTGACGAGATCCCCCTCCCTGAATTCGGTCGCGCCGATCTCGACCTCGAAGCGGCCGCAGCCCTGTTTTCCCCCCGCATCAAACTCACCTCCGCAACGCTCCAGACCCTCCGGATTCTCGTCCGGCACGCCCGGCGCGAAGTTCCCTCTACCGGCGGTTTTCTTCTCTTCGGGCGTGACCACACACGCCGCTTTCCCGACGCATGGATTCAGTGCGGGCGTTTTTCCGGAACGGACAAAACCCGGCTCGCCGATACGCTCGAATCCACCAAACTCCTCCCGCAGGCGCTCGAGGAGGCATACGGTTTCATCCGGCGGCATTCGAACCGCCCTGTTCGCATCGACGGGCTGCGCAACACACCCGGTGAAAGCATTCCGCTGCGCGCCGCCCGCGAATTGCTGGTCAATGCCATCGTGCATGCCGATTACTCACAGGCAGGAGCGCCCGTCCGGGTGTCGCTGTTCGACGACCGCCTCGAAATCGAGAATCCCGGGATTCTCCTCGCCGGCCTCACCATCGAGGACATCACGCAAGGAGTCTCGCGCCTCCGCAATCGCGTGATCGGACGCGTCTTCAAGGAACTCGGCTACATCGAGCAGTGGGGCAGCGGCATCCAGCGGGCCGTAGCCGCATGCGCAGACGCCGGCCTGCCTCCGCCGCGCTTCGAGGAACTGCCCTTCCGTTTCCGGGCCATCCTCCCGCTTGTCCCGGTTGCGATGACGGCTCCGGCGCTCGATCCCGCAGGGGAACAAATCCGTCAACTCCTCATCTCTCATGAAGCTGCCGATGGCCTGGCGCCGAAGGAAATCGCCACTGCGCTGGGTGTCACAACCCGCACGATCCGTACCCGCATGGCCAGGCTGGAGCGGCTGGGCCTTGTCATTCCCGTAGGGAAAAACAACCGCGATCCCCGACGACGGTATGTCTGGAAAAACCCGGCGTAG
- a CDS encoding LacI family transcriptional regulator — translation MAEPAHISIRDLAARLGLGRTAVSMALRNHPHISEKTRQRVQAEAERLGYRPNALVTALMSQIRTRRVKRSGETIAFFSAWKTREEWIDANPHDRILQGASVRAGHLGFRVEPFWLGLRGGDSARIARILRARAVRGAIIGPMPLDLETLQFDWNSFCAVAVGYSFSQQNFDRVTNNHFNIIRLCYDNLWRLGHRRIGLAITKESDDRVQHLWLGGFSTSQQVLGGSAIPPLWLEHWESHPDSKKQFLKWYRAHKPDAVLGIGPDNPLHWMREAGISVPRQTSYANIDLDLWKKGVVAGALQDMNAVGAGAVDLVTAGISRNECGIPASPKIILMDAAWSDGRTVARRG, via the coding sequence ATGGCCGAACCCGCCCATATCTCCATCCGTGATCTCGCTGCCCGGCTGGGGCTGGGCCGGACTGCCGTGTCGATGGCGCTGCGGAATCATCCGCACATATCCGAAAAGACACGACAGCGCGTGCAGGCCGAGGCGGAGCGGCTCGGCTATCGCCCCAATGCGCTGGTCACCGCTCTCATGTCGCAAATCCGCACCCGTCGGGTGAAGCGCAGCGGCGAGACCATCGCCTTTTTCAGCGCCTGGAAAACCCGGGAAGAATGGATCGACGCCAACCCGCACGACCGGATTCTTCAGGGCGCCAGCGTCCGCGCCGGGCATCTCGGCTTTCGCGTCGAACCCTTCTGGCTTGGCTTGCGTGGTGGCGACTCCGCCCGCATTGCCCGCATCCTGCGCGCCCGTGCTGTACGCGGCGCCATTATCGGCCCCATGCCGCTCGATCTCGAAACGCTGCAATTTGACTGGAACAGTTTTTGTGCCGTCGCCGTCGGCTATTCCTTTTCGCAGCAGAACTTCGACCGCGTAACCAACAACCATTTCAACATCATCCGGCTTTGCTACGATAATCTATGGCGTCTCGGGCATCGTCGTATCGGTCTGGCGATTACAAAGGAGTCGGATGATCGCGTGCAACATTTGTGGCTGGGCGGTTTCAGCACGAGCCAGCAAGTGCTCGGAGGCTCGGCCATCCCGCCTCTCTGGCTGGAACACTGGGAGAGTCATCCGGATTCGAAAAAGCAATTCCTGAAATGGTATCGCGCTCACAAGCCCGATGCCGTTCTCGGCATCGGACCCGACAATCCCCTGCACTGGATGCGCGAAGCCGGCATCAGCGTTCCCCGGCAGACAAGCTACGCCAACATCGATCTCGATCTCTGGAAAAAGGGTGTGGTGGCGGGAGCATTGCAGGATATGAACGCCGTCGGAGCCGGAGCCGTGGATTTGGTCACGGCGGGAATCAGCCGCAACGAATGCGGCATCCCTGCCAGCCCCAAGATCATCCTCATGGACGCCGCTTGGTCCGACGGGCGTACGGTTGCGCGTCGTGGATGA
- a CDS encoding N-terminal cleavage protein — protein sequence MKTHFRQCTAFTLVELLTVIAIIGTLAAILIPTVGMVRQKARHAKCTTHMRGFLNAVPLYAIENGGRLPVSTYRDPDNPDNATNVVEVRVILAPYMFSIPPDVASWKVFNMTKDKMCAVDSWIYGFNSYVSKLPLSQISEPSRLAYIIDEKSRWINATTLSSSTGEADLRKAVPKPHNKKINVGFLDGHVEAWLVSQMTWAQFTRSTPSYTNGHETQHFATAEYDR from the coding sequence ATGAAAACACACTTCCGCCAATGTACGGCTTTTACGCTCGTCGAACTCCTTACCGTCATCGCCATCATCGGCACACTCGCAGCCATCCTCATTCCGACGGTCGGCATGGTTCGCCAGAAGGCACGTCATGCAAAATGCACGACGCACATGCGCGGTTTCCTCAACGCGGTGCCCCTCTACGCGATCGAAAACGGCGGACGCCTGCCCGTCTCGACTTACCGGGATCCCGACAACCCTGACAACGCTACCAACGTCGTGGAGGTTCGCGTTATCCTGGCGCCTTACATGTTTTCGATCCCGCCTGACGTAGCATCATGGAAGGTCTTCAACATGACCAAGGACAAGATGTGTGCCGTCGATAGCTGGATCTACGGTTTCAACTCGTACGTGAGCAAACTGCCCTTGTCCCAAATCAGCGAACCCTCGCGCCTCGCCTATATCATCGACGAGAAAAGCCGCTGGATCAATGCGACAACCCTGAGCAGCTCGACCGGCGAAGCCGATTTGCGGAAGGCCGTTCCCAAACCTCACAACAAAAAAATCAACGTCGGTTTTCTCGACGGACATGTCGAAGCATGGCTGGTGAGCCAGATGACCTGGGCGCAATTCACCCGCAGCACCCCGAGCTACACCAACGGGCACGAAACCCAACACTTCGCCACGGCGGAGTATGACCGGTAA
- a CDS encoding GntR family transcriptional regulator, with product MSATTVTSDTLAELPPRQQVETLIRTWLNTGRYGPGDLLPTARDIAHFCNDISRPTVRRVLKVLIEEGLLRGVQGKGVYVSNRTNMEGNS from the coding sequence ATGTCCGCCACTACCGTCACTTCCGACACGCTTGCCGAGCTTCCGCCCCGCCAACAGGTGGAAACCCTCATCCGTACCTGGCTGAACACGGGACGTTACGGACCGGGCGACCTGCTTCCCACCGCGCGCGACATCGCCCATTTCTGCAATGACATCAGCAGGCCCACCGTCCGCCGCGTCCTCAAGGTCCTGATCGAAGAGGGACTCCTTCGCGGAGTCCAGGGCAAAGGCGTATATGTGAGCAACAGGACGAACATGGAAGGAAATTCGTAG
- a CDS encoding N-terminal cleavage protein, translated as MKTSISPNISSRIIRRSRPAGFTLIELLTVIAIIGVLAGILIPVVSRVRHSARAATCKSNLRQIATYIIIGANDNRGKFWGDTDTNDEYTRIQYIMEYHDDWGAITTAGLLKKGEESILICPVNKADGNPFVDPVAHGSSWECHYVANRKVYPNWTTTGRVNTATRLDDPDASRLPLVWDWRGDKGSGTSRSSHHSSPGSKPDSENSATFAFTDGSVRFLKHPEKVVP; from the coding sequence ATGAAAACATCCATATCTCCGAATATCTCGTCCCGCATCATCCGCCGTTCGCGTCCTGCGGGTTTCACGCTCATCGAACTGCTCACGGTCATTGCCATCATCGGCGTGCTGGCGGGCATCCTTATCCCCGTCGTCTCGCGTGTGCGCCACTCGGCGCGCGCGGCCACCTGCAAGAGCAACCTTCGCCAGATTGCCACCTACATCATCATCGGGGCGAACGACAACCGGGGCAAATTCTGGGGCGATACCGATACCAACGACGAGTATACCCGCATCCAGTACATCATGGAGTACCACGACGACTGGGGAGCCATCACCACCGCGGGTCTGCTAAAAAAAGGCGAAGAGAGCATCCTCATCTGTCCGGTCAACAAAGCGGACGGCAACCCGTTCGTCGATCCGGTGGCTCACGGATCCTCCTGGGAGTGCCATTATGTGGCCAACCGGAAAGTGTATCCGAACTGGACCACGACCGGGCGGGTCAACACGGCCACCCGGCTCGATGATCCCGATGCCTCGCGCCTGCCGCTGGTCTGGGACTGGCGCGGAGACAAGGGCTCGGGCACATCGCGGAGTTCCCATCACTCCAGCCCGGGCTCAAAGCCTGACAGTGAAAACTCCGCCACCTTTGCCTTCACCGACGGCTCGGTCCGCTTCCTGAAGCATCCGGAAAAAGTGGTGCCCTGA